Proteins encoded within one genomic window of Bradyrhizobium sp. CB1717:
- a CDS encoding ABC transporter substrate-binding protein, with protein MPKRVLLGLLLACGLTAPALAQEPKTGGVINAVIQPEPPGLMLAQVQNGPTQMVSGNIFEGLLRYSPKLEPLPELAESWSVSEDAKTYTFKLKKGVTWHDGKPFTAADVLFSMEMLKQTHARARTNLAQVDKIETPDDYTVVFTLKQPFGPFLGIFEVGSMPMVPKHLYEGTDWKTNPYNNAPVGTGPFMFKEWQKGSFIRLVKNPNYHEKGKPYLDEIYWQIIPDAAARSVAYETGKIDVLPGGSVENFDVPRLSKLKDTCVTGAGWEFFSPLAWLWLNNRQGPLADKRVRQAVMYAIDRDFAKDVIWNGLGKVATGPSASTIRFYTDDVKKYPYDPAKAKALLKEAGYKGEKIRLLPLAYGETWQRWGEAVKQNLQDVGMNIETIATDVAGGNQKIGDWDYDIAFTYLYQYGDPALGVGRNYISSNIAKGQVFNNVEGYSNPEIDKLFADGATATPDSKRKEIYDKAQKILVEDVPVAWMLELQFPTITRCKVKNLITTGIGVNDGFKDAWLDK; from the coding sequence ATGCCAAAACGCGTGTTGCTTGGTCTCCTCCTCGCTTGCGGCCTCACGGCTCCGGCGCTGGCGCAAGAGCCGAAAACGGGAGGCGTGATCAATGCCGTGATCCAGCCCGAGCCGCCCGGCCTGATGCTTGCGCAGGTCCAGAACGGCCCGACCCAGATGGTCTCGGGCAACATCTTCGAGGGCCTGCTGCGTTACAGCCCCAAGCTCGAGCCGCTGCCGGAGCTCGCCGAAAGCTGGAGCGTCAGCGAGGACGCCAAGACCTACACCTTCAAGCTCAAGAAGGGCGTGACCTGGCATGACGGCAAGCCCTTCACCGCCGCCGACGTCCTGTTCTCAATGGAGATGCTGAAGCAGACGCATGCGCGTGCCCGCACCAATCTGGCGCAGGTCGACAAGATCGAGACGCCGGACGACTATACGGTGGTCTTCACGCTGAAGCAGCCGTTCGGCCCGTTCCTCGGCATCTTCGAGGTCGGCTCGATGCCGATGGTGCCGAAACATCTCTACGAAGGCACCGACTGGAAGACCAACCCCTACAACAACGCACCCGTCGGCACCGGCCCCTTCATGTTCAAGGAGTGGCAGAAGGGCTCGTTCATTCGCCTGGTCAAGAACCCGAACTACCACGAAAAGGGCAAGCCCTATCTCGACGAGATCTACTGGCAGATCATTCCCGACGCCGCCGCGCGCTCGGTGGCGTATGAGACCGGCAAGATCGACGTCCTGCCCGGCGGCTCGGTCGAGAATTTCGACGTGCCGCGGCTGTCCAAGCTGAAGGACACCTGCGTCACCGGCGCCGGCTGGGAGTTCTTCTCGCCGCTGGCCTGGCTGTGGCTGAACAACCGCCAGGGTCCGCTCGCCGACAAGCGGGTGCGGCAGGCAGTCATGTACGCGATCGACCGCGATTTCGCCAAGGACGTGATCTGGAACGGACTCGGCAAGGTGGCGACCGGCCCGTCCGCCTCGACCATCAGGTTCTACACCGACGACGTGAAGAAATATCCGTACGATCCGGCCAAGGCCAAGGCGCTGCTGAAGGAAGCCGGCTACAAGGGCGAGAAGATCCGCCTGTTGCCGCTCGCCTATGGCGAGACCTGGCAGCGCTGGGGTGAAGCGGTGAAGCAGAACCTCCAGGACGTCGGCATGAACATCGAGACCATCGCCACCGACGTTGCCGGCGGCAACCAGAAGATCGGCGATTGGGACTACGACATCGCCTTCACCTATCTCTACCAGTATGGCGATCCCGCGCTCGGCGTCGGCCGCAATTATATCTCCAGCAACATCGCCAAGGGGCAGGTCTTCAACAACGTCGAGGGCTACTCCAACCCGGAGATCGACAAGCTGTTCGCCGACGGCGCGACGGCGACCCCGGATTCCAAGCGCAAGGAGATCTACGACAAGGCGCAGAAGATCCTGGTCGAGGACGTGCCGGTGGCCTGGATGCTGGAGCTGCAATTCCCGACCATCACGCGCTGCAAGGTCAAGAACCTGATCACCACGGGGATCGGGGTTAATGACGGCTTCAAGGACGCATGGCTCGACAAGTGA
- a CDS encoding TetR/AcrR family transcriptional regulator has product MDNATRSERSRNAALEAAIAIIARDGPGRLTLDAIARESGLSKGGVMHQFRTKEAVLKALLERQMAHFEEFSTRYMAKVSATSANPNLATQLATIREAASSPNSAALALVAAMVENPSLMALPRELETKRMTAIKEEAADPDLAMLRWAGALGLLLSSLFGMSPLSKDEHQRLFTRLLDDGQWTGLEQPATKRVAKSGAASTAKAATPRKRA; this is encoded by the coding sequence ATGGACAATGCCACGCGCTCCGAACGGTCCCGCAACGCTGCGCTCGAAGCGGCCATCGCGATCATCGCGCGTGACGGGCCGGGCCGGCTGACGCTCGATGCGATCGCGCGCGAGAGCGGCCTCAGCAAGGGCGGGGTGATGCACCAGTTCCGCACCAAGGAGGCGGTGCTGAAGGCATTGCTCGAGCGGCAGATGGCGCATTTCGAGGAGTTCTCGACCCGCTACATGGCCAAGGTGAGCGCGACCTCGGCAAATCCCAATCTGGCGACCCAGCTCGCCACGATCAGGGAAGCGGCGAGCTCGCCGAATTCCGCCGCGCTGGCCCTGGTTGCGGCCATGGTTGAAAATCCCAGCCTGATGGCGCTGCCGCGCGAACTCGAGACGAAGCGGATGACGGCGATCAAGGAAGAGGCTGCCGACCCTGATCTCGCGATGCTGCGCTGGGCCGGAGCGCTCGGACTGCTGCTGAGCTCGCTGTTCGGCATGTCGCCACTCAGCAAGGACGAGCACCAGCGGCTGTTCACGCGGCTGCTCGACGACGGGCAGTGGACCGGCCTCGAGCAGCCGGCCACGAAGCGTGTCGCAAAATCCGGAGCGGCATCGACCGCAAAGGCTGCAACCCCGCGCAAGCGCGCCTGA
- a CDS encoding DUF3313 domain-containing protein, whose product MDRSIALRGLRTLVLCVTSAGCASVAPVPYSEMASSAYMAPDKSDTSGRVPYRYSTPVDWRSYNKVILDPVVVYRGRDHQFGDMSDKDKATLAAYMQNCFADRLRSRFALVRERGPNTLRIRLTLTGAVTNTPVLGTLSRFDMAGAVYNGVQAARDGEGLLTGSVIYGVEIFDASTSRLLSAYVTKQYPGAYDIKASVGALAAATAGLDKGAAALMAQLN is encoded by the coding sequence ATGGATCGCTCGATCGCCCTGCGCGGTCTGCGAACGCTGGTGCTTTGCGTCACCTCGGCCGGCTGCGCCTCGGTCGCGCCCGTGCCCTATTCGGAGATGGCGTCCTCGGCCTACATGGCCCCGGACAAGTCGGACACCTCCGGCCGCGTGCCCTACCGCTATTCCACGCCGGTCGATTGGCGCTCATATAATAAAGTGATCCTCGATCCCGTCGTGGTCTATCGCGGCAGGGATCACCAGTTCGGCGACATGTCCGACAAGGACAAGGCGACGCTCGCCGCCTACATGCAGAACTGTTTCGCCGACCGGCTGCGCAGCCGCTTCGCGCTGGTGCGCGAGCGCGGGCCGAATACGCTGCGCATCAGGCTGACGCTGACCGGCGCCGTCACCAACACGCCGGTGCTTGGTACGCTCTCCCGCTTCGACATGGCCGGCGCGGTCTACAACGGCGTGCAGGCGGCACGCGACGGCGAAGGCCTGTTGACCGGCTCGGTCATCTACGGCGTCGAGATCTTCGATGCTTCGACCTCGCGCCTGCTCTCGGCCTACGTCACCAAGCAATACCCCGGCGCCTACGACATCAAGGCCAGCGTCGGCGCGCTCGCGGCCGCCACCGCCGGCCTCGACAAGGGCGCCGCCGCGCTGATGGCGCAACTGAACTGA
- a CDS encoding DUF2147 domain-containing protein yields MNLLLRFVLRVAITVVMMIIGGRAGAAAPTDPSGTWLVEDGRARIRLERCGPARDRICGFIVWMKEPADKRGQPYRDKENPDPDKRARTLLGHQLIMGLQATPEGRFAGDIYNAEDGKFYSVSLWRESVDRLKLKGCLIKFLCQTQTWQQTLDVLPGQLVGLTGDLNGPRADKEWAAVPAPKPIQVKAK; encoded by the coding sequence ATGAACCTTCTCCTTCGCTTCGTGTTGCGCGTCGCGATCACCGTCGTCATGATGATCATCGGCGGTCGCGCCGGCGCCGCCGCCCCGACCGATCCCAGCGGGACATGGCTCGTCGAGGATGGCCGCGCCCGCATCCGCCTCGAGCGCTGCGGTCCGGCGCGTGACCGCATCTGCGGCTTCATCGTCTGGATGAAAGAGCCGGCCGACAAGCGCGGCCAGCCCTATCGCGACAAGGAAAACCCCGACCCCGACAAGCGCGCCCGCACGCTGCTCGGCCATCAGCTCATCATGGGCCTGCAGGCGACGCCCGAGGGACGGTTTGCCGGCGACATCTACAATGCCGAGGACGGCAAGTTCTACTCGGTCTCGCTCTGGCGCGAATCCGTCGATCGTTTGAAGCTGAAAGGCTGTCTCATCAAATTCCTGTGCCAGACCCAGACCTGGCAGCAGACCCTCGACGTGCTGCCTGGCCAGCTCGTCGGCCTGACCGGCGATCTCAACGGCCCGCGCGCCGACAAGGAATGGGCGGCGGTGCCGGCCCCGAAGCCGATCCAGGTGAAAGCGAAGTAG
- the irr gene encoding Fur family transcriptional regulator Irr has translation MDIQATNIPACDDSGPDVAGPEVDEGLQHCLQLLVDAGLRPTRQRLALGQLLFLRGHRHVTAESLYEEAMAANTYLSLATVYNTLNQFTEAGLLRRIAADGIKSFFDTDTSVHPHFYLEGEDVLVDVADGLAFTRMPEALPGHEIARLDVIVHLRRKSV, from the coding sequence ATGGACATTCAGGCCACGAATATTCCTGCGTGCGACGACAGCGGCCCCGATGTCGCCGGACCGGAGGTCGATGAGGGCCTGCAGCACTGTCTGCAATTGCTCGTCGATGCCGGTCTGCGGCCGACCCGCCAGCGCCTTGCGCTCGGCCAGTTGCTGTTCCTGCGCGGCCACCGTCACGTCACCGCGGAGAGCCTTTATGAAGAGGCGATGGCGGCGAACACCTATCTGTCGCTCGCGACCGTCTACAACACCCTGAACCAGTTCACGGAAGCCGGCCTGTTGCGCCGGATCGCGGCCGACGGCATCAAGTCGTTCTTCGATACCGATACATCGGTGCATCCGCACTTCTATCTCGAAGGCGAGGATGTGCTGGTCGATGTCGCCGACGGCCTCGCCTTCACCAGGATGCCCGAGGCGCTTCCCGGCCACGAGATCGCGCGGCTCGACGTCATCGTCCATCTGCGCCGGAAGAGCGTGTAG
- a CDS encoding winged helix-turn-helix domain-containing tetratricopeptide repeat protein, producing the protein MRFCFENNVLDGDLRELTCGGAAVPLQPQVFDLLLYLVAERARVVSKDDLISQIWSDRIVSDSALNSRINAARKALGDDGATQRLIKTIPRKGFRFVGDVREDVAAAPVPAEPGTARRAVTDRPAIAVLAFENMSGDPAQDYFGDGISEDILTALSRQRWFMVIARNSSFTYKGRAVHIRQIAEELGVRYIVEGSVRKADNRVRITAQLNDATSGSHLWAERYDRELVDVFAVQDEITNAIVAAIEPQIHAAENFRSHRKPPASLDAWDLLMRALSHYWRVTRQDHEAAKTLLERAIAIDPNYGQALSVLAVNDMFGVHLGWAELTAVAPAAETAALKAVRCDHEDAWAHAALGSVYFSTRRLADALSEFEQALALNPNFSLAQGYHALALSYAGRSKDAFAAAQTAIRLSPRDPSLAIYHGIAGYARFTERQYDEAIALAREAIRHRGDLTGAYRVLAVSAGMTGDSALAEMALDELRRTQPGISLHWIATKLPWASDADREHYLEGFRRAGLR; encoded by the coding sequence GTGCGATTTTGCTTTGAAAACAACGTGCTGGACGGCGATCTGCGGGAGCTCACCTGCGGCGGGGCGGCCGTGCCGTTGCAGCCGCAGGTATTCGATCTCCTGCTTTACCTGGTCGCGGAGCGCGCCCGGGTGGTCAGCAAGGATGACCTGATCAGCCAGATCTGGAGCGACCGCATCGTCTCGGATTCCGCCCTGAACAGCCGTATCAACGCCGCGCGCAAGGCGCTGGGCGACGACGGCGCGACCCAGCGGCTGATCAAGACCATTCCGCGCAAGGGCTTTCGTTTCGTCGGCGACGTCAGGGAAGACGTGGCGGCCGCGCCGGTGCCAGCTGAACCCGGCACAGCCCGGCGCGCCGTGACGGACCGCCCGGCGATCGCGGTGCTTGCCTTCGAGAACATGAGCGGCGATCCCGCACAGGACTATTTTGGCGACGGAATCAGCGAGGACATTCTCACGGCGCTGTCGAGGCAGCGCTGGTTCATGGTGATCGCGCGCAACTCGTCCTTCACCTACAAGGGTCGCGCGGTCCACATCAGGCAGATCGCCGAGGAGCTCGGTGTCCGCTACATCGTCGAGGGCAGCGTGCGCAAGGCAGACAACCGGGTGCGCATCACCGCGCAGCTCAACGACGCCACGTCAGGCAGCCATCTCTGGGCCGAGCGCTACGACCGCGAGCTCGTCGACGTCTTCGCCGTGCAGGACGAGATCACCAACGCGATCGTCGCGGCGATCGAGCCGCAGATCCACGCCGCGGAGAATTTTCGCAGCCATCGCAAGCCGCCCGCGAGCCTGGACGCCTGGGACCTGTTGATGCGCGCGCTGTCGCATTACTGGCGCGTGACCCGGCAGGATCACGAGGCCGCGAAGACGCTGCTCGAGCGCGCGATCGCGATCGATCCGAACTACGGCCAGGCGCTGTCGGTGCTGGCCGTGAATGACATGTTCGGCGTGCATCTCGGCTGGGCCGAGCTGACCGCGGTTGCCCCGGCCGCGGAAACCGCCGCGCTCAAAGCGGTGCGCTGCGACCATGAGGATGCCTGGGCGCACGCCGCGCTCGGCAGCGTCTACTTCTCCACCCGCAGGCTTGCGGACGCGCTGTCCGAGTTCGAGCAGGCCCTCGCGCTCAATCCGAACTTCTCGCTGGCACAAGGCTACCACGCGCTGGCGCTGTCCTATGCCGGACGGTCCAAGGACGCCTTTGCGGCGGCGCAGACGGCGATCCGGCTCTCACCGCGCGATCCGTCGCTGGCGATCTATCACGGCATCGCGGGCTATGCGCGTTTCACCGAGCGGCAATATGACGAAGCCATCGCGCTTGCGCGCGAAGCGATCCGCCACCGCGGCGACCTCACCGGCGCCTACCGCGTTCTCGCCGTTTCGGCCGGCATGACCGGCGACAGCGCGCTCGCAGAGATGGCACTCGACGAGCTCCGCCGCACCCAGCCGGGCATCTCGCTGCACTGGATCGCGACGAAACTGCCGTGGGCCAGCGACGCCGATCGCGAGCACTATCTGGAGGGATTCAGACGAGCGGGGTTGCGGTGA
- the mddA gene encoding methanethiol S-methyltransferase, which yields MTQLDHQVHSIGPEVAGSRIFRFIIFLYGIAAYLVFFVTVLYAIGFVMGVMVPKTIDTGAEAPVVRAVIINLLLMSLFAVQHSVMARQQFKAWWTQFVPKPVERSTYVLFASLSLLLLFWQWRPLPTVIWEVENPDLAVTVVTLSFAGWVLVFTSTFIINHFELFGLSQVTDHLVGREAAPPRFKTPLLYKFVRHPIYLGFIIAFWAAPVMTVGHLLFAAVTTIYIFVGIALEERDLVALFGDEYRQYKQRVSMLIPWRRSV from the coding sequence ATGACCCAACTTGATCACCAGGTTCATTCCATCGGCCCGGAGGTTGCGGGCTCGCGCATTTTCAGGTTCATCATCTTTCTGTACGGAATTGCGGCATATCTCGTCTTTTTCGTCACCGTTCTCTACGCCATCGGCTTCGTCATGGGGGTGATGGTGCCGAAGACCATCGACACCGGAGCCGAAGCGCCCGTCGTTCGCGCGGTCATCATCAATCTGCTGCTGATGTCGCTATTTGCGGTTCAACATAGCGTGATGGCGCGTCAACAATTCAAGGCGTGGTGGACGCAGTTCGTCCCCAAGCCGGTCGAGCGCTCGACCTATGTTTTGTTCGCGAGCCTGTCATTGCTCCTCCTGTTCTGGCAGTGGCGTCCGCTGCCCACGGTCATATGGGAGGTCGAGAACCCGGATCTTGCCGTGACCGTGGTCACGCTGTCCTTCGCGGGCTGGGTGCTGGTGTTCACCTCGACCTTCATCATCAACCATTTCGAGTTGTTCGGCCTGTCTCAGGTGACCGATCATCTCGTCGGCAGGGAAGCCGCGCCGCCGCGTTTCAAGACGCCGCTGCTCTACAAGTTCGTTCGCCATCCGATCTATCTCGGTTTCATCATCGCGTTCTGGGCGGCGCCGGTCATGACTGTAGGCCATCTGCTGTTCGCGGCCGTGACCACGATCTACATCTTCGTCGGCATCGCGCTGGAGGAGCGCGACCTCGTCGCTCTCTTCGGCGACGAGTACCGGCAGTACAAACAACGGGTGTCGATGCTTATTCCCTGGCGCAGATCAGTATAG